From the Phycisphaeraceae bacterium genome, one window contains:
- a CDS encoding mannose-1-phosphate guanylyltransferase yields MRYALIIAGGSGTRLWPMSTRDLPKQLIPLFNGKSLLELAVERLLGLVDADKLYVCAGESMKDVMLQKIPSLSADRFIAEPMGRDTLNAVALSCAVLQKIDPDATVGVFTADQLIEPADTFCKVVSSGYDVAESSDDLLVTFGVEPTHPATGYGYLELAKDLLGHEQAKLVGTFKEKPDLATAERYVSQGPDRFLWNSGMFVWQAKTLLRAVEQFAPENHGPIMDLASAWGTSQWSSRATEIYPNLKKISIDFAVMEPASESSEFRVAALPLPIRWLDVGSWPSYQGTLTPDGEGNATSGCKQTLLDCRNTLVASDDPDHLVAAIGLEDVIIIRTDKATLVCRAEDAERIKQLHAAIGDAHGDDYL; encoded by the coding sequence ATGAGATACGCCCTGATTATCGCGGGCGGGTCCGGTACCCGGCTCTGGCCGATGTCGACCCGCGATCTGCCCAAGCAGCTTATCCCTTTGTTCAACGGCAAGTCCCTGCTGGAACTCGCGGTCGAGCGTCTACTCGGTCTGGTCGATGCCGACAAGCTCTACGTCTGCGCGGGCGAGAGCATGAAGGACGTGATGCTCCAGAAGATCCCGTCGCTCTCGGCGGATCGCTTCATCGCCGAACCCATGGGCCGCGACACCCTTAACGCCGTGGCACTGAGCTGCGCGGTCCTGCAGAAGATCGACCCCGATGCGACGGTCGGCGTGTTCACCGCAGATCAGCTCATCGAGCCTGCGGACACGTTCTGCAAGGTCGTCTCCTCGGGGTACGACGTCGCCGAGTCATCGGATGACCTGCTGGTGACCTTCGGCGTCGAGCCCACGCACCCCGCCACCGGGTACGGCTACCTCGAACTCGCCAAAGATCTTCTCGGACACGAGCAGGCGAAGCTCGTGGGCACCTTCAAGGAGAAGCCAGACTTAGCGACCGCTGAGCGGTACGTCAGTCAGGGCCCCGATCGCTTCCTGTGGAACAGCGGGATGTTCGTCTGGCAGGCCAAGACGCTTCTCCGCGCGGTTGAGCAGTTCGCTCCCGAGAACCACGGTCCGATCATGGACCTCGCGTCTGCCTGGGGCACCAGCCAATGGTCGAGTCGGGCCACGGAGATCTATCCAAATCTCAAGAAGATCAGCATCGATTTCGCGGTGATGGAGCCGGCGTCGGAGTCGAGCGAGTTTCGTGTTGCGGCGCTGCCGCTGCCGATCCGCTGGCTCGATGTCGGGAGCTGGCCGAGCTATCAGGGCACGCTGACGCCCGATGGCGAGGGCAACGCGACCTCCGGCTGCAAGCAGACACTGCTGGACTGCCGGAACACGCTCGTGGCCTCGGATGATCCCGACCACTTGGTGGCGGCGATCGGTCTTGAGGATGTCATCATCATCAGGACTGACAAGGCGACGCTCGTTTGCCGAGCCGAGGACGCGGAGCGGATCAAACAGCTCCACGCGGCCATCGGCGACGCGCACGGCGACGACTACCTCTAG
- a CDS encoding metallophosphoesterase family protein, which yields MATALISDIHGNLDALQAVLADIDGKGIETIVCLGDIIGYGPNPRECLDVVKERCLWALMGNHDFAALYEPTGFNATAEAAAFWTRQQLESEPDAGLRRARWEFLGNLSIRQEYEGALCVHASPRRPINEYIFPDDVITSPQKVQQIFDRIERRCFVGHTHVPGVFTDEPDFYPPSDLGGAYTFSDDEKCIINPGSVGQPRDRDPRASYAILEGDKVSFHRLEYDVNAVAAKIDAVPELHDFLGQRLLEGR from the coding sequence ATGGCGACGGCGTTGATATCGGATATTCACGGCAACCTCGACGCTTTGCAGGCGGTGCTTGCGGACATCGACGGCAAGGGGATCGAGACGATTGTCTGCCTGGGGGACATCATTGGGTATGGCCCGAATCCGCGTGAGTGCCTGGACGTGGTGAAGGAGCGGTGCTTGTGGGCGTTGATGGGGAACCACGATTTTGCGGCGTTGTATGAGCCGACGGGTTTTAATGCGACGGCGGAGGCGGCGGCGTTCTGGACGCGTCAGCAGCTTGAGAGCGAGCCGGATGCGGGCCTGCGTCGTGCGCGGTGGGAGTTTCTGGGGAATCTGAGCATTCGACAGGAGTATGAGGGGGCGTTGTGCGTTCATGCGTCGCCCCGGCGGCCGATTAATGAGTACATTTTTCCGGACGACGTGATCACGAGCCCGCAGAAGGTTCAGCAGATTTTTGATCGGATCGAGCGGCGGTGTTTTGTGGGTCACACACATGTGCCGGGGGTGTTTACGGATGAGCCGGATTTTTATCCGCCTTCGGACCTTGGCGGGGCCTACACGTTTTCGGATGACGAGAAGTGCATCATCAACCCGGGTTCGGTGGGCCAGCCGCGGGATCGTGATCCGCGGGCGTCGTATGCGATTCTGGAGGGTGACAAGGTGTCGTTCCACCGGCTGGAATATGACGTGAATGCTGTGGCGGCGAAGATCGATGCGGTCCCGGAGCTGCATGATTTTCTGGGTCAGCGGCTGCTCGAGGGGCGGTAA
- the ruvX gene encoding Holliday junction resolvase RuvX, giving the protein MRYLAIDPGARRTGLAVGDDETGIASPLEVIDTASEVERMRRVHSAIASEEPDALVLGLPFNMDGSEGPAAKRARAYAEVLSKATGLHVHLADERLTSAVADEQMARTGLTHKQKKQLRDALAAAALLRSFLAERLGD; this is encoded by the coding sequence ATGCGTTATCTCGCCATCGATCCTGGCGCCCGACGCACCGGTCTGGCGGTCGGTGATGACGAGACCGGGATCGCGAGCCCGCTGGAGGTGATCGATACCGCCAGCGAAGTCGAGCGGATGCGTCGAGTTCACTCGGCGATTGCCAGCGAAGAGCCGGACGCGCTGGTGCTTGGGCTTCCGTTCAACATGGATGGCAGCGAGGGGCCTGCGGCCAAGCGGGCACGAGCATACGCCGAGGTCCTGAGTAAAGCGACGGGACTGCACGTGCACCTTGCCGATGAGCGGCTGACTTCTGCGGTCGCTGATGAACAGATGGCGCGAACCGGGTTAACACACAAGCAGAAGAAGCAGCTTCGTGATGCGTTGGCTGCTGCGGCGCTTCTCCGATCATTCCTCGCTGAGCGGCTTGGTGACTGA
- a CDS encoding DUF4349 domain-containing protein, with the protein MTGKRIVEIVVVLLIIALLVAILTPALGAARSTTQTDPYTEYLGTASQDRYFDPNAVGRWERPPGSLSVEKDQSAGFAESQESVMGRRMAVSNTGAMAGGVMFAQASAPPEAADLEASSEQNVGEGDPREIIYTASLNLAVENLASTLDYIRAYAKAQGGHMEQQTSNMIRIRVPAATFDEVLEKLAGIGELRDKNIGARDVTSQVRDIEIELKTATTSRDRLLTLLERAERTEDVIQIERELRRLNTQIDQVQGRLRYFKDQVSMSTITVVLNAKVPQQPTDPAMPFVWIDQLAFELINPSRTPPSTPDLGDGVRIELPNGFVRHYQEDYVTMALSSDGVGLKIIRHTNYDEADLDFWLGLVRTTLIDQMAIPVGEPVLDKLDGRWWGKSSTEIATLEGPKTVGAQPHRYLIGLVATDRYVYTAEAWGPDQALANHRDAITQAMMTLRVR; encoded by the coding sequence GTGACGGGTAAACGCATCGTCGAAATCGTCGTCGTCCTCCTCATCATCGCCCTCCTCGTCGCCATCCTCACCCCCGCCCTCGGGGCAGCGCGAAGCACCACACAGACCGACCCCTACACCGAATATCTCGGCACAGCCAGCCAGGACCGCTATTTTGACCCCAACGCCGTCGGTCGCTGGGAAAGGCCACCCGGATCACTCAGCGTCGAAAAGGATCAATCCGCCGGATTCGCCGAGAGCCAGGAAAGCGTGATGGGTCGCCGGATGGCAGTGTCGAATACCGGTGCCATGGCTGGAGGCGTCATGTTCGCCCAGGCCTCCGCCCCCCCCGAAGCCGCCGACCTCGAAGCCTCTTCCGAACAGAATGTGGGGGAGGGCGACCCCCGCGAGATCATCTACACCGCATCCCTCAACCTCGCCGTCGAAAACCTCGCCTCCACCCTCGACTACATCCGCGCCTACGCCAAAGCCCAGGGCGGGCACATGGAGCAGCAGACCTCCAACATGATTCGCATCCGCGTCCCCGCCGCGACGTTCGACGAGGTCCTCGAAAAACTCGCTGGCATCGGCGAACTCCGCGACAAGAACATCGGCGCCCGGGACGTCACCTCACAGGTCCGCGACATCGAGATCGAACTCAAGACCGCCACCACCTCCCGCGACCGCCTGCTCACCCTCCTCGAACGCGCCGAACGCACCGAAGACGTCATCCAGATCGAACGCGAACTCCGCCGGCTCAACACCCAGATCGACCAGGTCCAGGGACGACTGCGCTACTTCAAAGACCAGGTCTCGATGTCCACCATCACCGTCGTCCTCAACGCCAAAGTCCCCCAGCAGCCAACCGACCCCGCCATGCCCTTCGTCTGGATCGACCAGCTCGCCTTCGAACTCATCAACCCCTCCCGCACCCCGCCCAGCACACCCGACCTCGGCGACGGCGTCCGCATCGAACTACCCAACGGCTTCGTCCGCCACTACCAGGAGGACTACGTCACCATGGCCCTCTCCTCCGATGGCGTCGGCCTCAAGATCATTCGCCACACCAACTACGACGAGGCTGACCTCGACTTCTGGCTCGGCCTCGTGCGCACAACACTGATCGATCAGATGGCAATCCCGGTCGGTGAACCCGTTTTGGACAAGCTTGACGGTCGTTGGTGGGGCAAAAGCAGCACGGAAATAGCCACTTTAGAGGGCCCCAAGACCGTGGGCGCACAGCCGCACCGCTACCTCATCGGCCTCGTCGCCACCGACCGCTACGTCTACACCGCCGAAGCCTGGGGCCCCGACCAGGCCCTCGCCAACCACCGCGACGCCATCACCCAAGCCATGATGACCCTTCGCGTCCGCTGA
- a CDS encoding glycosyltransferase family 9 protein gives MASGVQVPGRFGPRDGTRCLIVRPSALGDVARTVPALVALKAAFPQTTIDWLVHPAYADAVRCHPALDATIPFDRDGLSGFGYRWSATKAGFALIRQLRNNRYERVYDLQGLARSALFTYFSGSPHRVGFANAREGASWAYNHKHQVNEVHTVDEMMGLLRADGVPIPPDPDLRLYTPPEDLAWAQRYLDSRYIDPAEGYTCIAPTAKWRCKCWPLDGWAKVITRVIGDRHLGGKILVLAAPHETEYLAPLRKALDDDVEVSKRVFFPETTTVGRLMGLIARSQAVISNDSAALHLAVGLLRPVVGIYGPTDPRTVGPYGRHMAAIQPKEAARPSFVFDYRKHRDDQSLIAQVPAAAVLETLLRVSGTSPDLQASVAG, from the coding sequence ATGGCAAGCGGAGTACAGGTTCCGGGCCGATTCGGCCCTCGCGATGGCACACGATGCCTCATCGTCCGCCCATCTGCCCTGGGCGATGTCGCCCGCACCGTCCCCGCCCTTGTCGCCCTCAAGGCCGCCTTCCCACAGACCACCATCGACTGGCTCGTCCACCCCGCCTACGCCGACGCCGTCCGCTGCCACCCCGCCCTCGACGCCACCATCCCCTTCGACCGCGACGGACTCTCCGGCTTCGGCTACCGCTGGAGCGCCACCAAAGCCGGCTTCGCCCTCATCCGACAGCTCCGCAACAACCGCTACGAACGCGTCTACGACCTCCAGGGACTCGCCCGCAGCGCCCTGTTCACCTACTTCTCCGGCTCACCCCACCGCGTCGGCTTCGCCAACGCCCGCGAAGGCGCCTCATGGGCCTACAACCACAAACACCAGGTGAACGAGGTCCATACTGTCGACGAGATGATGGGCCTCCTCCGCGCCGATGGCGTCCCCATCCCCCCGGACCCCGACCTCAGGCTCTACACCCCACCCGAAGACCTCGCCTGGGCCCAACGCTATCTCGACAGCCGCTACATCGACCCCGCTGAGGGCTACACCTGCATCGCACCCACCGCCAAATGGCGTTGCAAGTGCTGGCCCCTCGACGGCTGGGCCAAGGTCATCACCCGCGTCATCGGCGACCGACACCTGGGCGGGAAAATCCTCGTCCTCGCCGCACCCCACGAAACCGAGTACCTCGCACCCCTCCGCAAAGCCCTCGACGACGATGTCGAAGTCTCCAAACGCGTTTTCTTCCCCGAAACCACCACCGTCGGACGCCTCATGGGCCTCATCGCCCGCTCCCAGGCCGTCATCAGCAACGACTCCGCCGCCCTCCACCTCGCCGTCGGACTCCTCCGACCCGTTGTCGGCATCTACGGCCCCACCGACCCCCGCACCGTCGGACCCTATGGCCGCCACATGGCCGCCATCCAGCCCAAAGAGGCCGCCCGACCCAGCTTCGTCTTCGACTACCGCAAACACCGCGATGACCAGTCCCTCATCGCTCAGGTCCCCGCCGCCGCCGTCCTCGAAACCCTCCTCCGCGTTTCGGGAACCTCCCCCGACCTCCAGGCGTCTGTAGCTGGGTAG
- a CDS encoding SDR family oxidoreductase encodes MGYDVKNSTAFVTGANRGIGKAIVESLIAHGASKVYAAVRDPASAKDLVDAHDGKVVAIETDLSKPETITAAAKAAADVTLVINNAGVLRVSDPLDPKAEENFQFEFDVNVLGLIRVAQAFAPTLKANAGGAFVQLNSVASVKNFAAFSTYSASKAASYSITQGLRDTLAEQNTHVLSVHPGPIATDMAETAGLPDGDPPSVVAEGIVAALKAGDFHLFPDTMAKQIFDAYRSFAQNVVEAQMTEA; translated from the coding sequence ATGGGATACGACGTCAAGAACAGCACGGCCTTCGTCACAGGCGCCAATCGCGGCATCGGCAAGGCCATCGTCGAGAGCCTCATCGCCCACGGCGCCAGCAAGGTCTACGCCGCCGTCCGAGACCCTGCCTCAGCCAAAGACCTCGTCGATGCCCACGACGGCAAAGTCGTCGCCATCGAAACCGACCTGAGCAAACCCGAGACGATCACAGCCGCAGCCAAGGCCGCCGCGGACGTGACCCTCGTCATCAACAACGCCGGCGTCCTCCGCGTCTCCGACCCCCTCGACCCCAAAGCCGAAGAAAACTTCCAATTCGAGTTCGATGTCAATGTCCTCGGACTCATCCGAGTCGCTCAGGCCTTCGCACCAACCCTCAAAGCCAACGCCGGAGGGGCCTTCGTTCAACTCAACTCCGTCGCCTCCGTCAAGAACTTCGCCGCCTTCTCCACCTACTCCGCCTCCAAAGCCGCTTCCTACTCCATCACCCAGGGCCTCCGCGACACCCTCGCCGAACAAAACACCCACGTCCTCAGCGTCCATCCCGGCCCCATCGCCACCGACATGGCCGAAACAGCCGGCCTCCCCGATGGTGACCCGCCCAGCGTTGTCGCCGAAGGCATCGTCGCCGCCCTCAAAGCTGGCGATTTCCACCTCTTCCCCGACACCATGGCAAAACAGATTTTCGACGCCTACCGTAGCTTCGCTCAAAACGTCGTCGAAGCCCAGATGACCGAGGCCTGA
- a CDS encoding carboxymuconolactone decarboxylase family protein, which translates to MSSWNELSDPAKAQLESIAAELGLHQAPAVFWSLARVPSLLADHWANLRSTLIDDGPLEAKARASVAWAVSSMAPDPDLDAFLSERFQSTLTETERAEAAAVASICTTYNTLFKFRHMVEDEDFGKLRAGLRVKTFKETSLEPATVELISVAVSAINACQLCVGSHTKKARDLGLSPEQIDHAVKIAAVVGSLAQFARASASVDPVD; encoded by the coding sequence ATGAGCTCCTGGAACGAACTAAGCGACCCAGCCAAGGCACAACTCGAATCGATCGCCGCTGAGCTGGGACTCCATCAGGCCCCCGCCGTGTTCTGGTCGCTCGCTCGGGTGCCCAGCCTTCTGGCCGATCACTGGGCCAACCTCAGGAGCACCCTCATCGATGACGGTCCTCTTGAGGCGAAAGCTCGTGCCTCCGTGGCGTGGGCGGTGTCCTCAATGGCCCCGGACCCCGACCTCGACGCGTTCCTCAGCGAGCGATTCCAAAGCACACTGACCGAAACCGAGCGCGCCGAAGCCGCCGCGGTCGCATCGATCTGCACGACCTACAACACGCTGTTTAAGTTCCGCCACATGGTCGAGGATGAGGACTTCGGCAAGCTCCGCGCGGGCCTGCGGGTCAAAACCTTCAAGGAAACCTCGCTCGAACCCGCGACGGTGGAGTTGATCAGCGTCGCCGTCTCCGCGATCAATGCCTGCCAGCTCTGTGTCGGTTCTCACACCAAGAAAGCCCGTGATCTGGGCCTGAGCCCCGAGCAGATCGATCACGCGGTGAAGATCGCCGCTGTTGTCGGCAGCCTCGCCCAGTTCGCTCGGGCCTCCGCGTCGGTCGATCCGGTAGATTGA